From a region of the Ruminococcaceae bacterium KH2T8 genome:
- a CDS encoding transcriptional regulator, TetR family → MPRDKTLSHERVNAAIREEFLEKGYDGASVRSIGARAGMTSAGLYRHYPDKAAMFDAVIEPLTNSIESWLELHKKKSLESVDGQLSGDIFGETFVDLIKDVILPKREEFKLLISCSAGTKYENYINDFVIENQKDMMKMFVRLRSEGYKVRDITEEELHILLSAYLTACFEPIIHGHDDEEVLRQLNTIRDFFLPGWQKNMGFT, encoded by the coding sequence ATGCCGAGAGATAAGACATTGAGCCACGAGAGAGTCAACGCGGCGATCAGGGAGGAGTTCCTCGAGAAAGGATACGACGGTGCATCTGTAAGGAGCATCGGCGCTAGAGCAGGTATGACATCCGCCGGCCTTTATCGCCATTACCCGGATAAGGCAGCTATGTTCGATGCCGTGATCGAGCCTCTTACAAACAGTATCGAGTCGTGGCTCGAACTTCACAAGAAGAAGTCGCTCGAAAGTGTAGATGGTCAACTGTCCGGAGATATCTTCGGGGAGACTTTCGTCGATCTTATTAAGGACGTAATACTTCCTAAGAGAGAAGAGTTCAAGTTGCTGATCTCGTGTTCTGCAGGTACCAAGTATGAGAACTATATAAATGATTTCGTAATCGAAAATCAGAAGGACATGATGAAGATGTTTGTGCGTTTAAGAAGCGAAGGATATAAGGTCAGGGATATAACCGAGGAGGAGCTTCATATCCTCTTGTCGGCATATCTTACCGCGTGCTTCGAACCGATAATACACGGACATGATGACGAGGAAGTATTAAGACAATTAAATACGATAAGAGATTTCTTCCTGCCTGGGTGGCAGAAGAACATGGGATTTACCTGA